The genomic window GGAGATCACATGCTGGGTCGGAGCCATTTCCCTATAAGGTTACGGTCCACGGGGTTTTTTGTCAAGGCCGGTCGCTAGAACAGGCATATTAATAAGAAATGAACGAATAACGCCTATATGCCCGAATCGACGGTGTCCGATCCGAAGGTGCCGTCGTCCTCGGCGGGCGGACGCAGCTCGCCGGAGTCGGGCAGGGGCAGCAGCGGCACCTCCTTCGGCTCCTCGATGACCGCGCGGCGCCTGGGGGCGGCCTTCTTCACTGGCTTCTTCTTGGCCTTGGGGGCCTCCGGCGGGGGCCCGCCGGCGAGCATCTGGCGGGCCTCGATGTTCTTGCCCATGACGATGCCGTTGCCGTCGACCTCGAACAGATACAAGGCGCCCTTGCCCACGGACGAGCCCGGGACCAGGCGGTACTCGACGAGCACGGTGTTGTCCCCCGTCGTGCTCGCGTTCCACTCCTCGGTCCCGGCCCCGGGGCTGGCGGTGTACGAGTACTGCAGCCAGCGGCCGACGGTGCCGCGGTCGCCGTCGAGCGGGAAGTCCTTGACCGCCTCTATCGCGGCCAGATGCTCGGCCGACGGGCCGGGCGCCGGCGCCGGAGCGGGCGCGGGATCCTCGGCGATCTTCGGCTTGACCATCGGAGGAGGTACCACGGCTCCCTCGTCGACGGTGACGCCGATCGGGGCCTTGCCGTCGTCGAGCGTCGTCATCTGACGGAGGTCGTCCTTCGGCTGGCGCATGAAGATCACGCCCAGGACCACGAGCAAGGTCACGAGCACGCCGCCGGCGATGAGGAAAGGCTTGTTGCTGCGCCCCGGCTTCTTGATCTCGCCCGTCGGCGGGGCGGGCTCGGGCTTGGCGAAGCGCGCGGCGACGGCGGCGTCGGCCGGGGCGGCGGCGGACGCGGCGCCCGACCGCGCCATCGTCGCCGGGGGCGGGACCTGCGTGGTCGCGTCGGAGGAGCCGGACAGGTCTCCGCCGGTCAGGTCGGGCACCGGCTGGGAGCGGCTGAGGGTGTTCGGCGGCGGGGCCACCGGCGTCGGCGTCGCGGGCGCGGGCTGGGAGGGCACCGTGAACGGGCTGATGAGCGAGGAGGGCTCCGGCGTCGACATCGGGGTCATGACGACCGGAGCCGGCTCCGGCGGGACGATCGGCGCCAGCGTGATCGGGGGCGGCGGCGGGGGAGGCACGACCGGCATCGGCGCCGGCGTCGGGACGGGCGGGATCTCCGCCGGAGGCGGGGTCTGGGCCGGCGCCGCCTCGACGATGGGCTCCAGCTTGAACTCGGGGACCGGATTCGAGGAGGCGCCCTGCGCGGCCTCGTCGGCGCCGAGGACCTTGAACGACTTCTTGGTCGGGACGATCTTGAACGCATGCGGCTTGCCGAACGACAGCTTCGCGGGCGCCGGCGCGGCCTCCGGCGCCGCGGCCGGGGCCGCGATGCTCGGGAGCTCCACGGCGGGAGGTTGATCCGCCTTCGGCGAATCGATAACAGCCGGTGCGGCAGCGGAAGCGAAAGACGGGATGTCCGGAAGCGCCGGAGCGGGAGGCTCGACCGGCGCGGCCGGGGGCGGCGGGGCCGCGGCGGCGGGCGGGAGCGGCGCGGAGCCGGCGAAGGACGGGAAGCCGCCGCCGACGGGGGCCTCGGGCCACTCGGACGGGGGCTCCACCGCCGGAGATGCCGGGACGGCGGCGACCGGGGGCGGCCCGCCCGGGATCGGGGGCGGCGCCGGCGACAGGAAAGTCTTCACGGGCTCGGGCGCGGGAGGAGCCGCCGCGGCCTGCGCCGCGGGCTCGATACCGCGGGAGCGGAGCTCGAGGTCCTTCGCGGCCAGACGCCGGGACAGATCGGTCTGCGCGGCCTCCAGGTTGGAGACGTGGCGGTACATCGCCTCGAGCTGAGCCGTCAGCTCCGAGATCTTCTCGCGGGCGCAGCGCGACTCGGCCGCGTCGGCGTCGGCGCTCGGGAACAGGATATCCTTGAAGTCCTTCTTGAACGAGGCGTCCTGGAACAGGTCCTCGGCGAGGGAGGCGGGGAAGTCGTCGTCGCCGATGAGGCCGGCGGAGTCGATCTGCAGCTGGTCGAGCAAGCCGGAGGTCGAAGGGAAATCGTCGAGAGGACCCGCGCCGCCGTCGGGCAGCCCCGCCAGCTCGGAGAGCTCCCCCGCCGGGGTCCACGAACCGCCCGCGGGGTCGCCCGCGCAGACGAGGGTGCCCGCGTCGAGGCCGGGAAGGCCCGACACGGCCTCCTTGTCGAAAGGGCCGAGGATGCGAGATTCCTTATAAACCCAATACTTCACTCGATGCTAGGGTAGCTTCCCGGTGTTACATTTTCAAGGCGGCCGCGTCTCCCCCCAAAAGGTAAAATGGGCGCATGATCATCCGACCCTTCTACCTCGCCTGCCTGGCCCACGGCTCCTACCTGCTCGGAGACGAAAAAACGGGCGTCGCGGTGATCGTCGACCCCCAGCGCGACGTGGACGGCTACGTCGAAGAGGCGGCAAAGCTCGGCCTGAGCATCAAGCACGTGATGCTCACTCATTTCCACGCGGACTTCGTGGCCGGCCATCTGGAGCTGCGCGACCGCTGCGGCGCCGCGATCCATCTCGGCGCGCGGGCCAAGGCGGATTACCCGTTCTCCCCGCTCAAGGACGGAGCGCGCCTCGAGTTCGGCGCGCTCGGCATCGGAGTCCTCGAGACCCCGGGCCACACCCCGGAGGGCGTCTGCCTGACGGTGTACGACCTGGACGCCGACCGGAGCAAGCCCAAGGCCGTGCTCACCGGGGACACCTTGTTCATCGGCGACGTCGGCCGCCCGGACCTCATGGCGTCGGTCGGCTTCGCGGCCGAGGATCTCGCGGGGATGCTCCACGACTCCCTGAAGACCAAGCTGATGACCTTGCCCGACGAGACCTTGGTCTATCCCGCCCACGGGGCCGGGTCGGCGTGCGGCAAGAACATGTCCGACGAGCGCGTCTCCACGATCGGCGAGCAGAAGCTCTACAACTACGCCCTCAAGGCCCGCTCTCGCGAGGAGTTCATCCGCCTCGTGACCGAGGGCCAGGCCGAGGCGCCCGCCTACTTCGCGCACGACGCGGACATGAACCGCCGCGAGCGCGGCACCCTCGACACGGCGCTGGCCTCCCTCCCCGAGCTGTCCCCCGAGCGGGCGGAGACGCTCGTCCGCGAGGGGGCGGTCGTGCTCGACACGCGCGATCCCGCCGACTTCGCCGGCGCGCACTGGCGCGGCGCGGTCAACATCGGGCTCGACGGCAAGTTCGCCAACTGGGCGGGCTCGGTGCTCGACCCCGAGAAGCCGCTCATCGTCGTCGCCGACGCCGGACGGGAGAAGGAATCCGTCCTGCGGCTGGCCCGCGTGGGAGTCGACCGCGTGGCCGGCGTCCTGAAAAGCGGCATGGCCTCCCTGGACGGCCGCCCGGACCTCGTGGCGCGGACGCCGCGGACGACCGCCCGGGCCTTGGCCGAACGCCTCTCCGGGAAGAACGCTCCGTTGGTCGTGGACGTGCGCACCGACGCCGAGCGCGCGGCCGGCTTCGTCGCCGGAAGCCTCCACCTGCCGCTGGCGCAGTGGCCGCGGCGGGCGGCGGAGGTCCCGAAGGGGCGGCCGGTCGCCGTCTACTGCGCGGGCGGCTACCGCTCCTCGATCGCGGCGAGCCTGCTCCGCGCCGCGGGCCACGCCGACGTCACGGACCTCGTCGGCGGCTTCGGGGCCTGGCGAGAGAGATCGCTGCCGACGTCTCTCTCCTGAACGACGAAGGGAACTATCCTTGAGGATAGTTCCCTTTCAACCGTCCGCGGGGACGGCTCGATCGACGGACCCTCCGGCTATTCTCCGGCGCGTTCCGTTTCGCCGATGACGCTGAAGTCGAGGCCCGGCTCGGCGGCCTCCGTCACCTTCTGCTCGATCTGGTTCTGATAGGCGATCGAGTAGCGCGCGTAGGGGATCGCCTCGAGGCGGGCGCGGGTGATGGGCTTCTGGGTGGCCTCGCACAGGCCGTAGGTCCCGTTGTCGATCTTGCGGATGGCGGCC from Elusimicrobiota bacterium includes these protein-coding regions:
- a CDS encoding MBL fold metallo-hydrolase — translated: MIIRPFYLACLAHGSYLLGDEKTGVAVIVDPQRDVDGYVEEAAKLGLSIKHVMLTHFHADFVAGHLELRDRCGAAIHLGARAKADYPFSPLKDGARLEFGALGIGVLETPGHTPEGVCLTVYDLDADRSKPKAVLTGDTLFIGDVGRPDLMASVGFAAEDLAGMLHDSLKTKLMTLPDETLVYPAHGAGSACGKNMSDERVSTIGEQKLYNYALKARSREEFIRLVTEGQAEAPAYFAHDADMNRRERGTLDTALASLPELSPERAETLVREGAVVLDTRDPADFAGAHWRGAVNIGLDGKFANWAGSVLDPEKPLIVVADAGREKESVLRLARVGVDRVAGVLKSGMASLDGRPDLVARTPRTTARALAERLSGKNAPLVVDVRTDAERAAGFVAGSLHLPLAQWPRRAAEVPKGRPVAVYCAGGYRSSIAASLLRAAGHADVTDLVGGFGAWRERSLPTSLS